Proteins from one Mesoplasma sp. JKS002658 genomic window:
- a CDS encoding ribonuclease HII, translating into MSVQSDNFGWIFDQQFRKDNLIIAGSDEAGRGAWAGPLVVASVILPSSFSSSLIKDSKKMTIQQREKQFKVIKKVAIAYSIVVIDTRMVEKLNPKQASIYGMQSTLLDLKVQPTLALIDGEQLPHDFSIKTQKIIKGDNLSLSIAAASILAKVTRDHIMYQYHSQYPDYNFLHNVGYGTKAHLQGLMTNGVTNLHRRTYKPIKDLLAIKTK; encoded by the coding sequence ATGTCAGTTCAGAGTGATAATTTTGGTTGAATCTTTGATCAACAATTTCGTAAAGATAATTTAATAATTGCAGGTAGTGATGAAGCTGGAAGGGGCGCTTGAGCGGGTCCGTTAGTTGTGGCTAGTGTAATTCTTCCCTCAAGCTTTTCTTCTTCTTTGATTAAAGATTCTAAAAAAATGACAATTCAACAGCGTGAAAAGCAGTTTAAAGTGATTAAAAAAGTGGCAATTGCCTATTCAATTGTGGTAATTGATACGCGTATGGTTGAAAAATTAAATCCCAAGCAGGCAAGTATTTATGGAATGCAGTCAACTTTGCTTGACTTAAAGGTTCAACCAACTCTAGCTTTGATTGATGGAGAACAATTACCACATGATTTTTCGATTAAAACTCAAAAAATAATTAAGGGTGATAACCTTTCTTTATCGATTGCTGCAGCCAGTATTTTAGCAAAAGTTACTCGTGATCATATTATGTATCAGTATCACTCTCAGTATCCTGATTATAATTTTTTACATAATGTTGGTTATGGAACAAAAGCTCATTTACAAGGATTAATGACTAATGGTGTGACCAACTTGCACCGAAGAACTTATAAACCAATTAAAGATCTCTTAGCAATTAAAACTAAATAA
- a CDS encoding 23S rRNA (pseudouridine(1915)-N(3))-methyltransferase RlmH, which yields MFIKILCFGKLDNRLFQQLFDFYQAKIQKKINFEVIELKENYQAETKVNLEVNSNLLQEKINKFSDYEVILLDVDAPMLSSEEFAQAIAKNKDLKTGKLLLVIGPSDGYDQAFKMNYPRISFGKITFPHQLFRLILAEQIYRALKIIGHEQYHK from the coding sequence ATGTTTATTAAAATTTTGTGTTTTGGTAAACTTGATAATCGTTTGTTTCAGCAGTTGTTTGATTTTTATCAAGCAAAAATTCAAAAGAAAATTAACTTTGAAGTGATTGAATTAAAAGAAAACTATCAAGCAGAGACAAAGGTTAATTTAGAAGTTAATTCTAATTTACTTCAAGAAAAAATTAACAAGTTTTCTGATTATGAAGTTATTTTATTAGATGTTGATGCTCCTATGCTTAGTAGTGAAGAGTTTGCTCAGGCAATTGCTAAGAATAAGGATTTAAAAACTGGTAAGTTGTTACTAGTAATCGGTCCTTCTGATGGTTATGATCAAGCATTTAAGATGAATTATCCGCGAATAAGTTTTGGCAAAATTACCTTTCCTCATCAATTGTTTCGTCTCATTCTTGCTGAACAAATTTATCGTGCTTTAAAGATTATTGGTCATGAACAGTATCATAAATAA
- a CDS encoding ABC transporter ATP-binding protein has protein sequence MSESPSSEDKKLLKNDNPEEGSINRKIDNSIAPETPWKTRLVRFFQNWREQRDDDEDIEPVIETPKIGFFKLVSTYFIKKWPYGLAILILLLLASVASAFGPYIINNLTKVVIWKNSDTFKQIPYDQLSSDLKPIWDISWEAYMGLQIALLFIVATTTFAGTAIAGFLGKYIEVDLRDRSFARLITQDMSYYSDKKIGDILTKVVSDTQIIGDQSQAIPTAFLSAVFTTIAAIIMAFVMDWKLSLVIIVMFVLIIAIMLAIFGSLRKLMFKARDVITKVNGTVINRISTVQLIKTSGTEAYEKKGFVDQHKEYASAYKRMVNLQAILTAILIIGISSIQIVLIIAAAIIYKNDTTLLITKLPAFLLISAVMIGPLMQVIRVLSGIIIASTSAERTAQILYSKSNINTHLQDKEGIYLDSINGNILFKDVVFAYPEKPTKVILPKTDFTFEQGKKYAFVGETGAGKSTISKLLLRFYDPTYGDVLINNDINLKDIHLSSYLDHVGYVEQEPQILLGNIWENVRYGTADKTNEQVIEACKKADLDRIIQTWPDKYDTILGERGFMLSGGQKQRLVIARMFLKDPELLILDEATSALDNIVEKEIQGQLNKLMQNRTTVSIAHRLSTIKNADQIIVLVPGKGITQVGSFEELKKQPGHFKDLYEAGLMK, from the coding sequence ATGTCAGAAAGTCCAAGCTCCGAGGACAAAAAACTGCTAAAAAATGACAATCCTGAAGAAGGTTCTATTAACCGAAAAATTGATAACTCAATCGCTCCTGAAACTCCTTGAAAGACTCGACTTGTCCGTTTTTTTCAAAACTGAAGGGAACAAAGAGATGATGATGAAGACATTGAACCTGTAATTGAAACCCCTAAGATTGGGTTTTTTAAGTTAGTTTCTACTTACTTTATTAAGAAGTGACCGTATGGTTTAGCTATCTTAATTTTGCTTTTGCTTGCTTCAGTGGCCTCTGCTTTTGGGCCTTATATCATCAATAATTTAACTAAGGTGGTAATTTGGAAGAATTCTGACACGTTTAAACAAATTCCTTATGACCAGTTATCTAGTGATTTAAAACCAATTTGAGATATTTCTTGAGAAGCGTATATGGGTTTGCAAATTGCTTTACTCTTTATTGTTGCTACTACTACTTTTGCAGGAACAGCGATTGCTGGTTTTTTGGGTAAATATATTGAAGTTGATTTACGAGATCGTTCTTTTGCCCGTCTAATAACTCAGGATATGAGTTATTATTCTGATAAAAAAATTGGTGATATTTTAACCAAAGTTGTTTCTGATACTCAAATTATTGGTGATCAGTCTCAAGCAATTCCAACTGCTTTTCTTTCAGCGGTCTTTACCACTATTGCTGCAATCATTATGGCCTTTGTGATGGATTGAAAATTAAGTTTAGTAATTATTGTAATGTTTGTTTTAATTATTGCAATAATGTTAGCTATTTTTGGTAGTTTAAGAAAACTGATGTTTAAAGCTCGTGATGTAATCACCAAGGTTAATGGAACAGTTATCAACCGCATTAGCACTGTGCAGTTAATTAAAACTTCTGGAACTGAAGCATACGAAAAAAAAGGTTTTGTCGATCAACATAAGGAGTATGCTTCAGCATACAAACGAATGGTTAATCTTCAAGCGATTTTAACTGCGATTTTAATTATTGGGATTTCTTCAATCCAGATTGTGTTAATTATCGCAGCAGCGATAATTTATAAAAACGATACAACCTTATTAATTACTAAACTCCCTGCCTTCTTGTTGATTTCAGCAGTGATGATTGGTCCTTTGATGCAAGTAATTCGGGTACTATCAGGAATCATTATTGCTTCAACTTCTGCAGAGAGAACTGCGCAAATTCTTTATTCAAAATCAAATATTAATACTCACTTGCAGGATAAAGAAGGAATTTATCTTGACAGTATCAATGGGAATATTCTTTTTAAAGATGTGGTCTTTGCTTATCCTGAAAAACCAACTAAGGTGATTTTGCCAAAAACTGACTTTACTTTTGAACAAGGAAAAAAATATGCTTTTGTTGGTGAAACTGGAGCTGGTAAATCAACAATTTCTAAATTACTTTTGCGTTTTTATGATCCAACCTATGGAGATGTTTTAATTAATAATGATATTAATTTAAAAGATATTCATTTATCAAGTTATCTTGATCATGTCGGTTATGTGGAACAAGAACCCCAAATTTTGTTAGGAAACATTTGAGAAAATGTGCGCTATGGAACTGCAGATAAAACCAACGAACAAGTAATAGAAGCATGTAAAAAAGCTGATTTGGACCGAATTATTCAAACTTGACCAGATAAGTATGACACGATTCTTGGTGAACGGGGATTTATGTTATCTGGAGGACAAAAACAACGTTTGGTAATTGCGCGAATGTTTTTAAAAGATCCTGAATTATTAATTTTAGATGAAGCCACTTCTGCTTTAGATAATATTGTTGAAAAAGAAATTCAAGGTCAACTAAATAAGCTAATGCAAAATCGTACCACAGTTTCGATTGCTCACAGACTATCAACTATTAAGAATGCTGATCAAATTATTGTGTTAGTTCCAGGAAAAGGAATTACCCAAGTGGGTAGTTTTGAAGAATTAAAAAAACAACCTGGTCATTTCAAAGATTTATATGAAGCTGGATTAATGAAATAG
- the ylqF gene encoding ribosome biogenesis GTPase YlqF, with protein sequence MSGAQNWFPGHMNKTLKEIEQLITAVDVVVEVIDARAPYSSQNPLFRNLLKNKVVVYVISKIDLANPLATKEWMEHFQEQGDSFLLVEKTSQNLTDQLVGIINQVTAKTRKKQHQKGIVNPQLNALIIGLPNVGKSTFINKIVKDKRVKAGNKPGLTRGLQRIVLTKNITLIDTPGIMPSKIPNESIATNLVLINAVKEDVFPRERMAARAMRYVFNNYPDKVKEVYQTRLNFLPPIEIKDTYRIFEKIAKKNKWVLLEDVYDVERVMKTFLRDVQNGKLGRISYETPELIAQLEVNPNKEEPDQVENKSDVSSEW encoded by the coding sequence ATGAGTGGTGCACAAAACTGATTTCCTGGTCATATGAATAAAACCTTGAAAGAAATCGAACAATTAATTACCGCTGTTGATGTTGTTGTTGAAGTGATTGATGCTCGAGCACCTTATTCTTCACAAAATCCCTTATTTAGAAACTTGTTAAAAAATAAGGTTGTGGTTTATGTTATTAGTAAAATTGACTTGGCCAACCCCCTGGCTACTAAAGAGTGAATGGAACATTTTCAAGAGCAGGGCGATTCTTTTCTTTTAGTGGAAAAAACTAGTCAGAATTTGACTGATCAGTTAGTGGGAATAATTAACCAAGTGACTGCCAAAACTAGAAAAAAGCAACATCAAAAAGGAATTGTTAATCCGCAGTTAAATGCATTGATTATCGGTTTACCAAATGTGGGAAAATCAACTTTTATTAACAAGATCGTTAAAGATAAACGGGTAAAGGCGGGAAATAAACCAGGTTTAACCAGAGGATTACAACGGATTGTTTTAACTAAAAATATCACTTTAATTGATACACCAGGAATTATGCCCTCTAAGATTCCTAATGAATCGATTGCTACTAACTTAGTTTTAATTAATGCTGTGAAAGAAGATGTCTTTCCTCGTGAAAGAATGGCTGCTCGAGCAATGCGTTATGTTTTTAATAATTATCCTGATAAGGTCAAAGAAGTTTATCAAACTAGGTTAAACTTTTTACCACCAATTGAAATTAAAGATACTTACCGAATTTTTGAAAAAATTGCTAAAAAGAATAAATGAGTGCTTTTAGAAGATGTTTATGATGTTGAACGGGTAATGAAAACCTTCTTACGCGACGTTCAAAACGGAAAATTGGGGCGAATTAGTTATGAAACTCCTGAATTAATTGCTCAATTAGAAGTTAATCCTAATAAAGAAGAACCAGATCAAGTAGAAAACAAAAGTGATGTCAGTTCAGAGTGATAA
- a CDS encoding single-stranded DNA-binding protein, whose product MNNVIMMGTLEGDAEVVYTTPDGNKSLYKFLLKVPKPYKAKEKHEHEHHDDLISVKVWSTQLTDEFVLHDQACIGIEGRVNSYAGKDFKTIINDIIANKVFYLA is encoded by the coding sequence ATGAATAATGTAATAATGATGGGAACTTTAGAAGGAGATGCAGAAGTTGTTTACACCACTCCTGATGGTAACAAAAGTCTTTATAAGTTTCTTTTAAAGGTTCCTAAACCTTACAAAGCAAAAGAAAAACACGAGCACGAACATCATGATGATTTAATTAGTGTTAAGGTTTGATCAACTCAATTGACTGATGAGTTTGTTTTGCACGATCAAGCATGTATTGGCATTGAAGGCCGAGTTAATTCCTATGCAGGCAAAGATTTTAAAACTATAATCAACGATATTATTGCTAATAAAGTTTTTTATTTGGCATAG
- a CDS encoding ABC transporter ATP-binding protein, giving the protein MENEELLLIKPTSSKTTSKVTDKYVNNPHFRNTDRDFSWKKMGSFIRIVLDNAKENPVLFWLMVIITILNGITATLTPLAASQIAGLLTSTTTKTDTFLGITMHWYSWIAVTGVALFFLCIFEYLTDYTIGVFAMKVEIQQRLEILNSLVDQDIDFFFDHASGNILTRLVADTEGLSLGIQQFLTNIIYLIAAVISAVVILFTKNAMLTGIALGYLVIVLLVAFVIFIYFRRALIYMFDIKRDIDADMTDRINNITLIKSSGTEVEEIQRNVAENAVYSKKGNKQVVLSVTLNTWIFIADSFLSTIILLIAIGKYQSNPDQLASILVTFLPNLSMLSLPIIMMIQTLRAAARAANCADRIGQLTEPKPQILPNIEGKKVDEIRNIVFEEVSFAYPQDLNNIIIPSTTFTLEEGKSYAFVGETGSGKSTIGRLLLRLYDPTTGKVLINGTDDLKSLNLPDYLAKVGYVEQNPQMFYGNFWENIAYGIFNASKKAIIAAAKKANLHDFIMSLPEAYETILGERGFLLSGGQKQRLVIARIFLKDPDLVILDEATSALDNIVEKEIQAELNKLIANKTSVTIAHKLSTIKDVDQILVLEPKKGVTQKGTFEELKNKPGHFKKLYEAGLMD; this is encoded by the coding sequence ATGGAAAACGAAGAATTACTACTAATCAAACCAACCAGCAGTAAAACAACTAGTAAAGTTACTGATAAGTATGTTAACAACCCCCATTTTCGTAATACTGATCGTGATTTTTCATGAAAAAAAATGGGCAGTTTCATTCGAATTGTACTGGATAACGCTAAAGAGAATCCAGTACTTTTCTGGTTGATGGTAATCATAACTATTCTTAATGGAATTACTGCCACCTTGACGCCTTTGGCTGCTTCACAAATTGCTGGTTTGTTAACTTCGACAACAACAAAAACTGATACTTTTTTAGGTATCACAATGCATTGATATAGTTGAATTGCAGTTACTGGTGTGGCGTTGTTTTTCTTGTGTATTTTTGAGTATTTAACTGATTACACAATCGGAGTTTTTGCGATGAAGGTTGAAATTCAACAACGGTTAGAAATTCTTAATAGTTTAGTTGATCAAGATATTGATTTCTTCTTTGATCATGCTAGTGGAAATATTCTAACTCGTTTAGTTGCTGATACTGAAGGGTTATCATTAGGGATTCAACAATTTTTAACTAATATTATTTATTTAATTGCTGCAGTAATTTCAGCAGTTGTAATTTTATTTACAAAAAACGCGATGCTAACAGGAATTGCACTTGGATATCTGGTGATTGTTCTTTTAGTTGCTTTTGTTATTTTTATATATTTCCGTCGCGCCTTAATTTATATGTTTGATATTAAACGTGATATTGATGCTGATATGACTGATCGAATTAATAACATTACCTTAATTAAGTCATCAGGAACTGAAGTTGAAGAAATTCAACGAAATGTTGCTGAGAACGCTGTTTATTCAAAAAAGGGAAATAAACAAGTTGTTCTCTCAGTAACACTAAATACTTGAATTTTTATTGCTGATTCTTTTCTTTCAACAATTATTTTGTTGATTGCTATTGGTAAATATCAAAGCAATCCTGACCAGTTAGCAAGTATTTTGGTAACATTTTTACCTAACTTAAGTATGTTGTCTTTACCAATTATTATGATGATACAAACTTTGAGAGCAGCGGCCAGAGCTGCTAACTGTGCTGACCGAATTGGTCAATTGACCGAACCAAAACCTCAGATTCTTCCCAATATCGAAGGAAAAAAGGTTGATGAAATTAGAAACATTGTTTTTGAAGAAGTTTCATTTGCTTATCCTCAAGACTTAAATAACATTATTATTCCATCAACCACTTTTACATTAGAAGAAGGAAAGTCTTATGCTTTTGTTGGTGAAACTGGAAGTGGTAAATCAACAATTGGTCGTTTGTTACTTCGGTTGTATGACCCAACAACAGGAAAAGTTTTAATTAACGGAACTGATGATTTAAAAAGTTTGAACTTACCTGATTATTTAGCTAAGGTGGGATATGTAGAACAAAATCCACAAATGTTTTATGGAAATTTCTGAGAAAATATTGCGTATGGAATTTTTAATGCTAGCAAGAAAGCAATTATCGCTGCTGCTAAAAAAGCTAATTTACACGATTTTATTATGTCCTTGCCAGAAGCTTATGAGACGATTTTAGGAGAAAGAGGTTTTTTACTTTCTGGAGGACAAAAACAACGGTTAGTAATTGCGCGAATTTTCTTAAAGGATCCTGACTTAGTGATTTTAGATGAAGCCACTTCTGCTTTAGATAATATTGTTGAAAAAGAAATTCAAGCTGAATTAAATAAGTTAATTGCAAATAAAACTTCAGTAACGATTGCTCACAAGTTATCAACAATTAAGGATGTTGACCAAATTCTTGTTCTAGAACCTAAAAAAGGTGTAACACAAAAAGGAACTTTTGAGGAATTAAAAAATAAACCAGGGCACTTCAAGAAACTTTATGAAGCTGGATTGATGGATTAG
- a CDS encoding DNA-protecting protein DprA: protein MDKVLLYFSLKYHGEWDKIYEALDKKEKISQQELESVEQRINCDYLTIINPLYPTNLKNSHHPPFVLFYKGKIDLLVNYYKIFSFIYEDKIENCNQQSFERLVNNFKKEHKTFLLANLNLMSGYINCLIQETSSNYILITDTIASVHDNSDGLIISEGYNLNNNQVAFITRLLVTLATATVVIEVAKKSPLIPIIEQGLTENGSLFVLPLGIDVKNRANNTLIKLGAKLIESSSDVLKDL from the coding sequence ATGGACAAAGTTCTTTTATACTTTAGTTTAAAGTACCACGGAGAGTGGGATAAAATTTATGAAGCTTTGGATAAAAAAGAAAAGATTAGTCAACAAGAATTAGAATCAGTTGAACAACGCATCAATTGTGACTATTTAACAATTATCAATCCATTATATCCAACTAACTTGAAAAATAGTCATCATCCACCTTTTGTCCTTTTTTATAAAGGCAAAATTGACCTGTTAGTTAATTATTATAAAATTTTTAGTTTTATTTACGAAGATAAAATTGAAAATTGTAACCAACAAAGTTTTGAACGATTGGTGAATAATTTCAAAAAAGAACATAAAACTTTTTTACTTGCAAACTTAAACCTGATGTCTGGTTATATCAACTGTTTAATTCAAGAAACTTCTTCAAACTATATTCTGATTACAGATACAATCGCATCTGTTCATGATAACAGTGATGGTTTAATTATTAGTGAAGGATATAATTTAAACAATAATCAGGTAGCCTTTATAACTCGACTATTAGTAACTCTTGCTACGGCAACTGTTGTGATTGAGGTTGCTAAAAAAAGTCCTTTAATTCCAATAATTGAACAAGGTTTAACTGAGAATGGATCGCTTTTTGTTTTACCTTTAGGTATTGATGTAAAGAACCGTGCTAACAACACTTTGATTAAACTTGGAGCAAAGTTGATCGAATCTTCAAGTGATGTTTTAAAAGATTTGTAA
- a CDS encoding ribosome maturation factor RimM: MNLESLIKIGNVVNTFGRKGSIKVLLAKNLILVDEQLATHFFFYEDEYRIMQPLRIESYSQSQVNLLVIKFRDIDSLSSAERLKNADIYSLKTDNLFTSTPDYLSYEIVFKLDNHQVNVKVSAVMNNGLYDLFQFFWDNQEVWIPNVAEYVVNIDDNEQKIYVQHLERLI; encoded by the coding sequence ATGAATTTAGAATCATTAATTAAAATTGGTAATGTTGTCAATACTTTTGGTCGAAAGGGTAGTATTAAAGTTTTATTAGCGAAGAACTTAATTCTTGTTGATGAACAATTAGCCACTCACTTCTTCTTTTATGAAGATGAGTATAGGATTATGCAACCATTAAGGATTGAGAGTTATTCACAATCGCAAGTCAATCTTTTGGTAATAAAGTTTAGAGATATTGATTCTTTATCAAGTGCAGAACGCTTAAAAAATGCTGATATTTATAGTTTAAAAACAGATAATTTGTTTACATCAACTCCTGATTATTTGAGTTATGAAATTGTTTTTAAATTAGATAATCATCAAGTGAATGTTAAGGTTAGTGCAGTGATGAATAATGGGCTTTATGATTTGTTTCAATTTTTTTGAGATAACCAAGAAGTTTGAATTCCTAATGTGGCAGAGTATGTTGTTAATATTGATGACAATGAGCAAAAGATTTATGTTCAACACTTGGAGAGGTTAATTTAA
- the rplS gene encoding 50S ribosomal protein L19: MSSIKTKTMQSNYDLVNNQLRDDLPDFNSGDTICVDVKIKEGEKYRIQSFEGLVIKTQGSGISYSVTVRKISNGVFVERTFPLHSPIIDEVRVVKRGRVRRSRIYYIRKLKGKAARIKEVLPTKKPEPSTK; the protein is encoded by the coding sequence ATGAGTTCAATCAAAACTAAAACGATGCAATCAAACTATGATCTTGTAAATAATCAATTACGTGATGATTTACCAGACTTTAATTCTGGAGATACTATTTGTGTTGATGTCAAAATTAAAGAAGGGGAAAAATACCGAATTCAATCTTTTGAAGGATTGGTAATTAAAACCCAAGGATCAGGGATTAGTTATTCAGTAACTGTTCGAAAAATATCTAATGGTGTGTTTGTGGAAAGAACCTTCCCCTTACATTCACCAATTATTGATGAAGTTAGAGTAGTTAAACGTGGACGTGTTCGTCGATCAAGAATTTACTACATTCGTAAGTTGAAAGGTAAAGCTGCTCGAATTAAAGAGGTTTTACCAACCAAAAAACCAGAACCTTCAACTAAATAA
- the rpsP gene encoding 30S ribosomal protein S16, which yields MVKLRLKRIGKKQVPFYRIVAADSRVNRNGKYIELIGTFDPLKDDVKIDKELALKWLQNGAQPTDTVRSLFSKEGIMTELHNQKLEAKKASK from the coding sequence ATGGTTAAACTGAGATTAAAAAGAATTGGTAAGAAACAAGTTCCTTTTTACAGAATTGTTGCTGCTGATTCAAGAGTGAATCGTAACGGTAAATATATTGAATTAATTGGCACTTTTGATCCGTTAAAAGATGATGTGAAAATTGATAAAGAGTTAGCTTTAAAATGATTACAAAATGGTGCTCAACCAACAGATACTGTCAGAAGTCTTTTTTCTAAAGAAGGTATTATGACAGAATTACATAACCAAAAATTAGAAGCAAAAAAAGCTTCTAAATAA
- the ffh gene encoding signal recognition particle protein — MAFGDFLAKRMKKSLEKKVNQATLSEENIKDTLTEIRLALLEADVNNEVVKELISKIQAKVVGGYIEEGVNAQQQLIKVVHDELQQILGKENQPLELNHKPSVIMMVGLQGSGKTTTANKLAYLLAKKQGKKPLLVGLDVYRPGAIDQLKELGLQTNIPVFEQGKQDPVKTAKQALIYAEENNYDVVILDTAGRLQIDKELMDELNQLRKTTSPSEILLVVDGMIGQEIIDVTNAFNELLKLSGVIITKLDGDARGGATLSIAYMTKLPIKFIGEGEKLNALSPFYPKRMADRLLGMGDIETLFERAIENIDERSIEKTMKRMFMGQYDLEDLRNQLAQTAKIGNLSGIMKMIPGLNGKINDQQIEEAQRRLVIFTILMDSMTIKERREPKLLKSISRKQRIIKGSGRNEKELNELLNNFDKGKKQVLQLTKQFKKGGMGAFGKGNLPFGF; from the coding sequence ATGGCATTTGGTGATTTCTTAGCAAAAAGAATGAAAAAAAGTTTAGAGAAGAAAGTGAATCAAGCTACTCTAAGCGAAGAAAATATTAAAGATACTTTAACTGAAATTCGGTTAGCTTTATTAGAGGCTGACGTGAATAATGAAGTAGTTAAGGAATTAATTAGCAAAATTCAAGCAAAAGTTGTTGGAGGTTATATTGAAGAAGGTGTCAATGCTCAACAACAACTAATCAAGGTTGTTCATGATGAGTTGCAACAGATTTTGGGTAAAGAAAACCAACCTCTGGAATTAAACCACAAACCATCAGTGATTATGATGGTTGGATTGCAAGGTTCAGGAAAAACTACTACGGCAAATAAACTTGCTTATTTATTGGCAAAAAAGCAAGGTAAGAAGCCTTTGTTAGTAGGGTTGGATGTTTATCGTCCCGGAGCAATTGATCAATTAAAAGAATTAGGATTACAAACAAACATTCCTGTTTTTGAACAAGGTAAACAAGATCCAGTTAAAACCGCTAAGCAAGCTTTAATTTATGCTGAAGAAAATAATTATGATGTGGTGATTCTTGATACAGCTGGTCGATTACAAATCGACAAGGAATTGATGGATGAATTAAATCAGTTAAGAAAAACTACGTCTCCATCAGAAATTTTGTTAGTTGTTGATGGCATGATTGGTCAAGAAATTATTGATGTTACTAACGCGTTTAATGAACTTTTGAAATTAAGCGGAGTAATTATTACTAAATTAGATGGTGATGCTCGCGGGGGAGCCACGCTTTCAATTGCTTATATGACTAAGTTACCAATTAAATTCATCGGTGAAGGAGAAAAACTTAACGCGTTATCGCCTTTCTATCCAAAACGAATGGCTGACCGTCTTTTGGGAATGGGTGATATTGAAACTTTATTTGAAAGGGCAATTGAAAACATTGATGAACGTTCGATTGAAAAAACAATGAAAAGAATGTTTATGGGTCAATATGACTTAGAAGATTTACGAAATCAACTTGCTCAAACTGCTAAAATTGGTAACTTATCAGGAATTATGAAAATGATTCCTGGTTTAAATGGTAAGATTAACGATCAGCAAATCGAAGAAGCGCAACGAAGATTGGTTATTTTTACTATTTTAATGGATTCGATGACAATTAAAGAACGTCGTGAACCGAAGTTATTAAAATCAATTTCGCGAAAACAACGGATTATTAAAGGATCTGGTCGTAACGAAAAAGAACTTAACGAACTTTTGAATAATTTTGATAAAGGTAAGAAACAAGTTTTACAGTTAACCAAACAATTTAAGAAGGGCGGTATGGGCGCTTTTGGTAAGGGTAACCTACCTTTTGGTTTTTAA
- the trmD gene encoding tRNA (guanosine(37)-N1)-methyltransferase TrmD: MKFSILTLFPEVIKTYIDQSIISRAIKSRLIEVEVIDIRDFATSKHHQVDDYQYGGGAGMVMMAPPVYEAIQKVKTPESYVVLTSAQGQTWTQTTARNYAKSYQHLIIICGHYEGIDARILNYVDAEISIGDYVMTGGEIASLVLLDSITRVIPDVIQVESHLNDSFENDLLDYDVYTKPLVWKDKPVPEVLVSGHHQKIKEFREFSQLYNTYTKRPDLINEVKLSKDQLKILKELKTKGAK, encoded by the coding sequence ATGAAGTTTTCAATTCTTACCTTATTTCCAGAAGTTATTAAGACTTATATTGACCAATCAATTATTAGTCGTGCGATTAAGAGTCGGTTAATTGAAGTTGAAGTGATTGATATTCGGGATTTTGCTACTTCAAAACACCACCAAGTTGATGATTATCAATATGGTGGTGGAGCGGGAATGGTCATGATGGCTCCTCCAGTTTATGAAGCAATTCAAAAGGTTAAGACTCCTGAAAGTTATGTTGTTTTGACTTCTGCACAGGGACAAACTTGAACCCAAACAACTGCTCGCAATTATGCGAAGAGTTATCAACACTTGATTATTATTTGTGGACACTACGAAGGAATTGATGCGCGAATCTTAAACTATGTTGATGCAGAAATATCAATTGGTGATTATGTGATGACTGGTGGAGAGATTGCAAGTTTAGTCTTATTAGATTCAATTACTAGAGTTATTCCTGATGTGATTCAAGTTGAATCTCATCTTAACGATAGTTTTGAAAATGATTTATTAGACTACGATGTTTATACCAAACCATTGGTTTGAAAAGATAAACCAGTCCCAGAAGTGTTAGTCAGTGGTCATCATCAAAAAATTAAAGAATTTCGTGAATTCAGTCAGCTATATAACACCTATACCAAGCGACCTGATTTAATCAATGAAGTTAAATTATCTAAAGACCAATTAAAGATTTTAAAAGAGTTAAAAACGAAAGGAGCAAAATAA